The genomic interval TGCTCCAAGCAGACCTTCATCCTCCACCAACGGATCCACACCGGGGAGAAGCCCTACGCCTGCCAGGAGTGCGGGAAGGCCTTCAACCGCAAGGCCAACTTCGTCACCCACCAGAAGATCCACCGTGGCGAGCGGCCCTTCGTCTGCAGTGAGTGCGGCAAGGGCTTCTGTGCCAAGAAGACCTTCATTCTCCACCAGAAGATCCATGTTGGCGACCGGCCCTTCAGCTGCCCCGAGTGCGGGAAGAGCTTCAGCCGCAATGGGGACCTCACCCGCCACCAgcgcatccacactggggagcgGCCCTTCGCCTGCGCTGACTGTGGCAAGTGCTTCAGCCACAACGGGGAGCTGATCAAGCACCAGCGCATCCACACGGGCGAGAAGCCCTTCTCCTGCCTGGAGTGCGGCAAGAGCTTCAACCGCAAGGGCACCCTCATCACCCACCAGCGCATCCACACCGGGGAGCGGCCCTTTGTCTGTGGGGAGTGTGGGAAGACCTTCAACCTGAAGACCACCCTCATGAAGCACCGGCGTATCCACACGGGCGAGCGCCCCTTCACCTGCCTGGAGTGCGGCAAGAGCTTCAAGTACAAGGGGAACCTGCGCACCCACCACCTCACCCACACCGTGGAGAGGGTCTACCCTTGCACTGAGTGCGGGGCCATCTTCGGCCAACGCAAGGAGCTCAAGGCTCACCAGGCGGCCCACGCTGACGGCCAACTGCTCCCTTGCTACGGCGGGGATGATGGCGAGAACCTGCGCCCCTTCCTCCAAATGCACAGTCCCCTCCTGCTCTCCTGCGCCCCACTCCAGGTCCCCCTCGACACGTTGACCAAACTCAAGCAGGAGGCTGGGTGCAAAGAGATTGAGCTGGGCAATGCTGACCCTTAGCGGGAAGGTGGGTGGGCTGCTGGTGGACAGGcgctattttaatttattgttggcAGCCCAGCCAGCTGTGAAAGACCTTCTGTCCCTAGGGACATGCTGCATGAAAAAggtaggtacagtgggcccttggtatcttctggggtttggttccaggaaacccccatcccccatggatgctcaagtgccattaaatacattggaatagtcaaatggtgtcccatGTATatgaaaaggcaaaggcaaggtttgcttttgggatttatattatattatattatgaatATTAtgaatgtttgaatctgtggatacaggatccgttgaatctgtggatacagagggccgacatTACATTCATATGTACATGAATGAAACAAAGACTTGTGTTGTGGGATCTTGGAGCTGGAACTGCGCCTGTGGGTCTCTCCTATGGCTGAAACCCAGGCCCCCCGGGAAGATTCATGGACATTTGTGACCCTCTCTTCTGTTTCTAAAAGTCCATTTTTGCTCCatagatggatggacagatggatggtTCTCTCTTCTTGGTCTCACTGCTGCAGCACACAGTTTCTGTTTCTGCAAACAGGGCACTTAATGGCCTTGTGGACAGTTGGGGTGGAAGTGCTACTAGCTAAGGCtagtgggtttgggggggggtctttaaTGAAGATTGGAATAATAAAGTGATTCCCTTGTTCAAAATGGAGTTTAGGTTCAGTAAATTGAAACGCCAATGAAAACaatgttattgtgttgttgttgttttaaagtaagTTGAAAGGCTAACAAATTGCAGACTCAGAAGGGGAAGCATGGGACTTGaggtgacatagaatcatagagttggaagagactgcaagggtcatccagtcctaccccattctgccatgcaggaactctcagtcaaagcatccccattgacagatggccatccagcctctgtttaaagacctccaaagaaggagactccaccacaatctccaaggaaggagtttgttccactgtcaaacagcccttacttctcaggaagttcctcctaatgttgaggtggaatctctttttctgcaggttgaatctattgctccattgtgtcctctggagcagcagaaaacaagcttgctccatcctcaatgtgacatcccttcaaatacttaaacagggctctatcatatcaccacctaatcttctcttttctaggctaaacatacctagctccctcataAACTCCTTATTATAGGGCTTGGtgttttccagaccttccactattttggtcaccttcctctggacactcttGAAATGTAAACTTGTGGATACCAGCAGAAGACACACAGCAGCTGAGaaaattaatagaatcatagagctggaagagaccacaagggccctgatccagtccagccccattctgccatgcaggaactctccatcatagcatccccgacagatggccatccagcctctgcttaaagacctccaaagaaggagactccactacactccaaggaaggagtttgttccattactctcaggacattcctcctaatgttgagctggaatctcttttcctatagcttccatccattgttccattgtgtcccagtctctggagcatcagaaaacaagcttgctccctcctcaatatggcctcccttcaaatagttaaacatggctatcgtatcacctcttaaccttctcttctccaggctaaacatccccagctccctaagtctctcctcatagggcttcatggtttccagatgttccaccattttagttgccctcctttggacacatggctccagttttccaacatcctttttaaattgtggtgcccagaactggacacaatattccaggtggggcctgaccaaacagaatagaatagaacttacttcccttgatctagacactatacttatattgatgcagcctaggattgcattggccttgttagctgccgcatcacattgttgactcatgttcaatttgtggtttacttggattcctagatccctttcacatgtactttcattcatccaggtctcccccataatcctatatctgtgcatttcatttttcctcccgaagtgcaataccttacatttctctgtgttgaatttcattttgttagctttggcccagctttctagtctattcaggtcatcttgaattttgatcctgtcctttggagttttagctattcctcctaatttggtgtcatctgcaaatttgataagtatgcttccaattctgttgtccaagtcattgataaagatgttgaataacatgggcccgggacagagccccactggacaccccactggtcacttccctccaggatgaaaaggagccattgctgaccatcctttgggtttggccggtcaaccagttacaaatccatgtaacagttgccttgtctagcccacattttacaagcttatttgcaagaatgtcatggggaactttgtcaaaggccttcctgaaatcaagatctactatatcTATGGCATCCCCTTCATCTatgaagctggt from Sceloporus undulatus isolate JIND9_A2432 ecotype Alabama chromosome 6, SceUnd_v1.1, whole genome shotgun sequence carries:
- the LOC121933139 gene encoding zinc finger protein OZF-like — protein: MESKMRRSSSPVSGWDAPGHKVVVKEEPEEELPIECPQSPPETKREAPPEPMPGAKREVAIKTEPEDGLYGAGSGESSDGESSNETDSSDPRPDVIVKMEPEDDAPHFTGSPKSDRDPWTGQGSDLGTQKASGGIPKRTSSPLGGFSVPREKLLPPALPTPEAVSKRSSKTYTAAERPFACSVCGKRFQHRGNLITHLRVHTGEKPFPCTECGKSFSQKGDLMRHLRIHTGEKPFECTVCGKSFCSKQTFILHQRIHTGEKPYACQECGKAFNRKANFVTHQKIHRGERPFVCSECGKGFCAKKTFILHQKIHVGDRPFSCPECGKSFSRNGDLTRHQRIHTGERPFACADCGKCFSHNGELIKHQRIHTGEKPFSCLECGKSFNRKGTLITHQRIHTGERPFVCGECGKTFNLKTTLMKHRRIHTGERPFTCLECGKSFKYKGNLRTHHLTHTVERVYPCTECGAIFGQRKELKAHQAAHADGQLLPCYGGDDGENLRPFLQMHSPLLLSCAPLQVPLDTLTKLKQEAGCKEIELGNADP